In Ananas comosus cultivar F153 unplaced genomic scaffold, ASM154086v1, whole genome shotgun sequence, the sequence CGTTCCGACGCTTCGACCGCCTCTTCGACGAGGTCATTGAGGAGCACCtgcagaggaagaggagaggagcagaggaagaggaggaggaggaggagaaggatttGGTGGATGTGTTGCTGGAGCTGCAGGGGAGTGAGGGGCTTGAGATGCCACTCACTAGAGACAACGTCAAAGCAGTTATTCTGGTAATTACCAGTGTTCACTTACACCGTTACACTAATGAGTTATTTTGTTCACCTCTTTTATATTCTGAAATCGGAACACGATTCACGGGTTACGATAAttgttatttactttataaaatatcggattttgatttttttttattctagaaCGAAAATGATTCAATATACTTATAGTTCACTCTGATAgtctgattttaaatttcgaatttaTCTATTTCAAAGTAAATTACTCAAAACCTTTCTTATAAATACCTTTTTCTCCTATCTCTTCATTGCTCTCATCTGTCTCAAAATTCTAGATGTCATAATTGTNNNNNNNNNNNNNNNNNNNNNNNNNNNNNNNNNNNNNNNNNNNNNNNNNNNNNNNNNNNNNNNNNNNNNNNNNNNNNNNNNNNNNNNNNNNNNNNNNNNNNNNNNNNNNNNNNNNNNNNNNNNNNNNNNNNNNNNNNNNNNNNNNNNNNNNNNNNNNNNNNNNNNNNNNNNNNNNNNNNNNNNNNNNNNNNNNNNNNNNNNNNNNNNNNNNNNNNNNNNNNNNNNNNNNNNNNNNNNNNNNNNNNNNNNNNNNNNNNNNNNNNNNNNNNNNNNNNNNNNNNNNNNNNNNNNNNNNNNNNNNNNNNNNNNNNNNNNNNNNNNNNNNNNNNNNNNNNNNNNNNNNNNNNNNNNNNNNNNNNNNNNNNNNNNNNNNNNNNNNNNNNNNNNNNNNNNNNNNNNNNNNNNNNNNNNNNNNNNNNNNNNNNNNNNNNNNNNNNNNNNNNNNNNNNNNNNNNNNNNNNNNNNNNNNNNNNNNNNNNNNNNNNNNNNNNNNNNNNNNNNNNNNNNNNNNNNNNNNNNNNNNNNNNNNNNNNNNNNNNNNNNNNNNNNNNNNNNNNNNNNNNNNNNNNNNNNNNNNNNNNNNNNNNNNNNNNNNNNNNNNNNNNNNNNNNNNNNNNNNNNNNNNNNNNNNNNNNNNNNNNNNNNNNNNNNNNNNNNNNNNNNNNNNNNNNNNNNNNNNNNNNNNNNNNNNNNNNNNNNNNNNNNNNNNNNNNNNNNNNNNNNNNNNNNNNNNNNNNNNNNNNNNNNNNNNNNNNNNNNNNNNNNNNNNNNNNNNNNNNNNNNNNNNNNNNNNNNNNNNNNNNNNNNNNNNNNNNNNNNNNNNNNNNNNNNNNNNNNNNNNNNNNNNNNNNNNNNNNNNNNNNNNNNNNNNNNNNNNNNNNNNNNNNNNNNNNNNNNNNNNNNNNNNNNNNNNNNNNNNNNNNNNNNNNNNNNNNNNNNNNNNNNNNNNNNNNNNNNNNNNNNNNNNNNNNNNNNNNNNNNNNNNNNNNNNNNNNNNNNNNNNNNNNNNNNNNNNNNNNNNNNNNNNNNNNNNNNNNNNNNNNNNNNNNNNNNNNNNNNNNNNNNNNNNNNNNNNNNNNNNNNNNNNNNNNNNNNNNNNNNNNNNNNNNNNNNNNNNNNNNNNNNNNNNNNNNNNNttttttttttttttttttcatattttcgcactatttactttataaattataacatTCATGTTTAGTTCAAAATGTTCAAAGAACTCTTAAAtcataggccattttgaaatctcgaccctttttttaaattttgattgacATATgtgctttaattatttttttgattaataattttttttggttaaatcttATTAGTGATTTGGTTAGATTTAATTGTTCTGAATTCTTTTAGCTAAAGAAATTTTGTCttttcttaattattaaatGTTGATAGCTAATAAAGCAGTTGATTCGATTTCATTTTAAAGTgcgatttaaaaaattaaacatttctATTAATACGCGCCCTTACATCACTACCAGATATCGCGAACACTATTTTGAAATTCGGATTGAGAAATATTTGCCGGCATTTACACGCAGAGATTTTATTCCATTTCGCTTCTCTCGCAGGATATGTTTGCTGCAGGAACAGATACAACCTTCATAGCATTAGACTGGGGAATGACGGAGCTGCTGCTGAACCCGAAAGCCATGACGAAAGCCCGGCACGAAGTTCGCAGCATCGTCGGCGATCAAAGACTCGTATCGGAGGCCCACATCACGCGAATGCACTACCTAAAAGCCGTGGTCAAGGAAACCTTGCGGTTGCACCCTCCAGCTCCGCTGCTGGTCCCCCGCGAATCCATGCAAAAGGTGAAAATCGACAGCTACGACGTGCCCGCGAAGACGCGGGTGTTCGTCAACGCGTGGGCCATCGGGAGGGACCCCGAGGCATGGGGGGACCCAGAGAGATTCGATCCTGAGAGGTTCGTCGGGAGTTTGGTCGATTACAAGGGGCAAGATTTCGAGCTGATACCGTTCGGGGCGGGGCGGAGGGGGTGCCCGGCGATTGCGTTCGGCGCCGCAAGCACCGAGGTTGCGTTGGCTCAGCTGCTGCACAGCTTTGACTGGGAGCTTCCTCCCGGCGTTAGGCCGGAGGATCTGGACTTGGATGAAGTGTTTGGAATCACAATGCATAGGAGAGATGATCTGGAAGTTGTGGCCAAACCGCACATTGTGTGAATAGTACTTTGTGTACAATACTAAGATGGACTGACAGTTCCTAGTGCAAGTAACAAAGAACTCGatagttgatatccgagatcttAAGTTCGAAACTTAATTACTATACGTTTCGAgttaagcttattttttaaaaaaataaacaaaaaaggaCATGCATTTTAGTGGAACAGAGTAAGAACTTAATAAATGTGCTGCTTTGGTCAAGTGTATTTTGTCacaacgattttttttttcttttttcttttttcttttcttttttccattcCATGATTCAAACTGTGAGCCGTGACCCCCCATTTCTAGCTCGAGTGTCTTACCATTAAAATACCAGTGATTTGATTAGAATATCGATCAATTTACTCTCTATTCATTCAaaccttaaaatttaattagactTATATTTAGTAAGTAATAATTAGATCTTTTACGCTCAAAAAATAAGTTGTAAATACATATTCCATTACTCTTGCTTTGGACTTTATTACGACATACGCACAAACAAAAACGAAAATGACGaatacaaaataaacaaatcataaataaaaataaaaaatacacagATTTATGTAGACAATTCTTTGCAGGAAAAAATCAcgggagaaaaagaagaaaacttcaTTATcgaaaagggaatacaatgtttgaaatacaaccaaccacgatctGTCGCTTCTAGGGCAAGAACGAAAATGAAGACTTTTAACGGGCTTCGAATCCGATCTGTACCGCGGGAGCTCCGCCCACCGTACACCCGACGAATATTAGTGGTGGGCTACGGACTCGAGCCTATCAGCTCGAGTCCTTCGCAACTTagcacagacattcatttttccttcacaaatttatttttaaaagtcacACTGCGAAACTATCGGCCAGTCGAAGTCCCGAACTGAAATCAATTATCAATTTCAATCACATCTAACTGACTTAAATGATGGTCTAGCAAATTTGGAAAGTTTTAGTTGAAAGTCATTTAACAAATTAGGAGCCTTACATGAAGACACTCGAAATTACAGGATTGTTCCTCACATGAGAAGCTTGGTCTAATCTTAAACATAGAAAAAAACCGATTTTGCCTCAAATTTATAGTGTacttaattttaaacatatttagTGACCAACACGAATTAGCATCTAGCATTTTCTCTCTTGTACATATGcttttattttacatttatagTGTACTTGCATGCATGGATCGAGCTGCATATCCCCATCACCTAAAATTAATGGACCACTTCCCccactagggatgcaaatggatccgggttggtggagctccgccccgatccgcccctaatagggtggtaagtgggaacaaaaaatataaaaaaatattatccgCCCTGAATCCGTCCCGATCTgtcaagtaaatggagcgggaggtgggagactcttttcttccttcaatccgccccgatccgtcaaaaatccggctcccgccccgatccgccccgaatggagcggtaagtgggagccaaaaataaaatgaaaagtaacccgccccgaatccgccccgccccgatAAAAAAtagagcgggaggtgggggaactctctcgcccccggatccgccccgtttgcatccctatccCCCACATAGGTTTCACAAAAATTAGCTTGACATAAATTCTATGTGAAATAGCTGtttattacttttaaaaatgaaatttaattgaCGATCAGGATCGATTGAAGTGCGCGACGCAATGGATAATTTAGGTAATATTATGCACAGGTTAACCCGATGCACTAGGGACAAGCAAGCattaaataatttcttttatttaattttctgaaAACAAAGTAGCCACATACATTGGCAATTGGTTTAATGTTTTCTTCTGAAATGCTTTAGCTGTTCAAGAACAGGGGTAGTAGTTTTgctcat encodes:
- the LOC109704725 gene encoding cytochrome P450 71A1-like, which encodes MSFLFFFLAIILAVLFFVDRVRRYKSSRYGLNLPPGPPSLPVIGNLHQLGRRPHLSLRRLALAYGPVLRLTLGAVPTVVVSSARAAREVLRTHDLALCSRPQTYAARHLFYGCTDIAFAPYGAYWRHVRKLCILELLSARRVEAFAPARAAEAARMVSRVAAADGATVNLSKVLARYANGVVCRATFGRDFLEGGEYERHGFEGMLADYQELLGGFSLGDFYPGSAMLEELAGRATGAKARLETTFRRFDRLFDEVIEEHLQRKRRGAEEEEEEEEKDLVDVLLELQGSEGLEMPLTRDNVKAVILDMFAAGTDTTFIALDWGMTELLLNPKAMTKARHEVRSIVGDQRLVSEAHITRMHYLKAVVKETLRLHPPAPLLVPRESMQKVKIDSYDVPAKTRVFVNAWAIGRDPEAWGDPERFDPERFVGSLVDYKGQDFELIPFGAGRRGCPAIAFGAASTEVALAQLLHSFDWELPPGVRPEDLDLDEVFGITMHRRDDLEVVAKPHIV